One part of the Trypanosoma brucei brucei TREU927 chromosome 4, complete sequence genome encodes these proteins:
- a CDS encoding variant surface glycoprotein (VSG, atypical), putative: MESRPDTKGMCHATVAATVPVLFMTLMRCGMAQTVTEPSSDKVTNLCTEAKYTEYLASRIVAVAERQEREISDMQIYSEAWNLLAASTNQTDKRAATYALATYMSTAAETARRAHAGKYKAAVATAKLLHRRSALTRTLLTMRIRGKTIVGISKEANGIGICPGEATPTLSGDSSCAHRTNDSNQPEGIAVNLKAATHIKLLNSSALRPRGLTHLVEIKETKWPASREALVERCGGLLGGDHYVKFEASTTGEDSKIIVEPIKIFEGDDAEKNCAVVQKESMKSEKDNDLLINKICTYITILDPQIITISSLTPAMLANTSTVQMAFKSFVHAATGKAPSDGEIELQLKSLYGGDKQNFTRDFVKILWTKNVTYHTGAGFKTETLLDAVRNKNAQRALIYLEDQRPAEESKQTQTDESEINGPVCGGEGQEECKLDEKKDPEKPNGTQMRKWPKALQWMITRQGGNCKTIQQEDCKEDCTWDEGACDGAVGISASMNISLFMAFLLLA, translated from the coding sequence ATGGAAAGTCGACCCGATACCAAAGGAATGTGCCACGCGACAGTGGCAGCAACTGTTCCAGTATTATTCATGACGCTGATGAGGTGCGGCATGGCGCAAACAGTAACGGAACCGTCTTCGGACAAAGTAACAAACCTCTGTACAGAGGCCAAGTATACGGAATATTTGGCGAGTCGAATCGTAGCGGTAGCAGAGAGGCAGGAGCGCGAAATATCCGACATGCAAATTTATTCAGAGGCATGGAATCTCCTTGCCGCCAGCACAAACCAAACAGACAAGCGTGCCGCGACATATGCCCTTGCTACGTACATGTCCACCGCGGCGGAAACAGCAAGGCGGGCACACGCTGGGAAATACAAAGCAGCAGTGGCAACTGCGAAGTTGCTACACAGGAGGTCGGCGCTAACGCGTACGTTGCTAACGATGAGAATCCGGGGAAAGACAATAGTTGGAATAAGCAAAGAGGCCAACGGCATAGGAATATGCCCTGGTGAAGCAACACCAACATTAAGCGGCGACAGTAGTTGCGCGCACCGAACCAATGACAGCAACCAACCAGAAGGTATTGCTGTGAACTTGAAGGCAGCGACGCACATAAAATTGCTAAATAGCAGTGCACTAAGACCTCGGGGGTTAACCCATCTAGTTGagataaaagaaacgaagtGGCCAGCAAGCAGAGAAGCATTAGTCGAGAGGTGCGGGGGCTTGTTGGGAGGTGACCATTATGTTAAATTCGAAGCATCAACCACAGGAGAAGACAGCAAAATCATAGTAGAGCCGATTAAGATATTTGAGGGTGACGATGCGGAGAAAAACTGCGCTGTCGTACAGAAAGAATCTATGAAATCAGAAAAGGACAATGATCTACTGATCAACAAAATATGCACCTACATAACAATACTCGACCCGCAGATTATAACCATATCCAGTTTGACGCCTGCCATGTTAGCAAACACGAGCACAGTCCAAATGGCGTTCAAAAGCTTCGTTCATGCAGCAACCGGTAAAGCACCTAGCGACGGCGAAATCGAGTTGCAACTTAAGAGCCTTTACGGTGGGGACAAGCAAAACTTCACCAGAGACTTCGTAAAAATTCTGTGGACGAAGAACGTGACATACCACACGGGCGCAGGATTCAAAACTGAGACGCTCCTTGATGCGgttagaaacaaaaacgcacAGAGGGCTCTAATCTATCTGGAAGATCAAAGACCAGCAGAGGAGTCAAAACAGACACAAACGGACGAGAGTGAAATCAACGGCCCGGTCTGCGGAGGTGAGGGCCAAGAGGAGTGCAAAttggatgaaaagaaagacccGGAGAAACCGAACGGAACTCAAATGCGGAAATGGCCTAAAGCACTCCAGTGGATGATCACACGACAAGGAGGAAATTGCAAAACAATACAGCAAGAAGATTGTAAAGAAGACTGTACATGGGATGAGGGAGCTTGTGACGGCGCAGTTGGCATTTCTGCTTCGATGAATATTTCTCTGTTCAtggcatttttgcttctagcaTAA